In the Lytechinus variegatus isolate NC3 chromosome 17, Lvar_3.0, whole genome shotgun sequence genome, TGAATAAAATGGAGCATTTTGTTCAGTGTCCCCCTTCCTCATCATGAAATCcttgttttaacatgtttaaatacAGTATAAGAAGACCCTTCGAATATAATTTGATAGTTTTCATCTATTTGAGCATGAGGTTACACGGGCCTAATAACTGGCAGgaaaaagatattcattcgacccaacccattctcaattttttaatcttatattgctgattgacaaaaatgaataaatatgatggacaatctaacactgattctagggagggtacctattgatcttccttttttccaaattaaaaaagatatatcaccactctggaactatttttttcttttaatggcGGAAGAACTAGGGCCATTTcactctctcaagtgatgaatttccattccattccttgtttttatttggcaataagtcataatTGACTATTTTTACCACTCACTTTATAAAGAGTTGGGAAACGATTTaattaaataatattattttcattttttattcaaatttttttttcttccctttttccaatcattttttgtatattcgttccttttttttctatgaaaaaacgaacaaaacaaaacatttaatacTATAAGGTCGTTGATCAATGATCTATGTGAtattatatgaaagaaaatcattctaacaagGGGGGGCTAACATTTTAACAGGTTTTCTGTATATACTTTGAATTCTCAGTGTACCAAGCatcaattttgatatatatttttttttcttacaattcAATTAATCTCAGTAGCCTTGGATAATTTTCTGGGGTTTATTGACCCATATACGTAaagacagaggaagaaaatatttatgagatcaagaagtgataagatatgGAAAATGAACTGATTTggaatgactgaaagagagacaggcaaagaaagaagagccccctcccacacccgtaccagagttacggggtTACGATCCTGTCAgctgtagtcttcataaatgccgatttatcttttaaaatgagccggttgAGGTACCCTTTCCTGTcaagatatggaatgtcagacaatatatcctatccactagTAGTAAATTTCAACCTTcaaatttcctccttatttttatgGATTGTTTTAAGTGctactttaacacacgagtctatagGAAATTATTTAGGCCTGTGATACCATGAGTAAAATGATGATATTCCTACTAAACGGGGTTTATACCGTCTGCTGCCTCCTGTGGAGGGAACCGTATAAATTTGATGGCTTTCCCCCGCTTTTTTTGACACAATCATCACCTCTTGTAATGTACAAATGCTGAATAAAAtggcgcatacattcgtaattccgaagcttcgatattccgaaggttcgtatttccgaagggtcgtatttccgaaggttcatgattccgaaggttcgttagtccgaaaacgaaatgattaaacGAACCTTAtctcgttttcggaataacgaaccttcggaacatcgaaccttatttcgttttcggataatcgaaccttcggaataacgccacaaatgttcggattaacgaacacttttacgttttcggattaacgaacatcgaggtataggcaatttgcgtgtttcggaattacgaaccttcggaattacgaagttaAATCTCAAAAGAAGCATTATTTCTGTGTCTCCCATCCTCATTATGAAATCCCTCTTTTAAATACAGTAACAAGATCCTTCGAATATAATTCGATAGTTTTCATCTAGTGGAGCATGAGTAAAATGACAACATTCCTACCTAAAGGGGCCTATACCGCCTCTTTTAGAGGAAAGAGTATACATTTGATGGCTTTTCCCCGCTTTTTGTTGACACAATCATCACCTCTTGTAATGTACAAACATACTgcgaaatatatatttagacaAGAACTGAGAATGGCAATGGAATGCTAATTCAAAAACGCACTCAAAATTCAGAGTGAAGTCTCGAAGTTCATTTCGAAATTATTCAGGCAACAACTGCATATAACGCCATTCTGTTTTGTTAATGTTTCAATAACTCGTTATCGttgtattatgttatatttCTGGAAGGTTTGTTAGATATTCGGTTTAAGAGTGGAAGGATTTCTTCGAGTCATGTACAGTGTAAATGATGAGGTAAGAAAGTTAACTtcctacactcttaaaaacactgagtaaaaatttacccaatattgagcaaaaagggaacatgcatgtttgctagGTATTTCTTTTTTACCCCTTTTacccatattgggctatttcaacgcaacattgcgtaaaatttactaaatatttggtatcattttacCCAACAAACGTGCATGTTCCCatattacccaatattgggtaaacctttttttagagtgtacgtaGACTATAATGTGTCTAAAGGAATGTCTACTCTATATACTTGCATATCTCTATCCAATCTCTCCTGCTCATCTTCCCTATTTTGGAGCTCTTTTTTTCACttctcctcttttctttcttttcttatttctttccacATCTACCCCTTCTCTTATCTCTTCTCTTGTTTTGTAccccctttcttcttcttttttttctaagctTCCTGCTCCAACTATGTGTTCTCTTCTTTTATTAATAGCTAATTTTTCCTATTCAGGCTACCTTGCCTGCAGGCCTCTAGGCCTTTTTAGGTGTGCCTCACAAGCCTTTATTTTCTGAACACGTCcttatattttgataattagtcaacatgtattgtattttacCACAATGCCTTATGGAACATTTATATATCCTGCGATGAGCTACTTTacattgttatatttttatctttgaactgtttatactgtatgcatgttgtttttaaaaagagccTTTTTAATTggcttgtgaaataaagatgaattgaattgaattgaattgttcGGTCTGTTGTGATAACAAAATACACtgataaaaaaagattttgcagaaagcaataacagaatcattccgtaaattcataaaacatggattttttctgcaatttgaCAGAACACGTCTGCTTTAAAatgggaaaagggtgttttatttaaggaaatttgtaaggttccatacaccaaataccaatttcctgtaattttacagtacatgataaaaatgtaagattacgcaatctggtaagattgcAGGTGTTTTCGAAACTCTGCTGCAggaaattcttttattttaaggatacattttctaacagtgtatatgATGCGTATTAATGTAGATGAACATGCAACTTTACGCGATAACTTCAAGAGGTACTGATTTGCGAGTAGTTAAAAAAGGGTgcaaaaatgcaacatttggaGATCCTATTTTGGCGTAAAAACGCCCCCCCGCTCCATCCCTTCCATGGTGCAGTTAGTCATTCGGTTTTCCACCGTTTTATAGTGAAGAGTTGTAACCTATATATACATTGCCAATTTGCGCCCTTTGAAATGGCAAAATGTGATAATGGAATCATTATGATACTTTTAGGGAGCCCTAAAATTGAAGTGAGATTGcattcttaaaatgttgggcaacatactgtcctcATCATCggtttttaaaaaatccaactCTGAGTAACAACCAATACTGCGTAGTTTTCAACCAAAGCACACAATATTGATTCAAAACTACccaacactctaaaaaatgaagtgctaatttagctcttaaagagcgtgtatagtgactgcacttcggagtgctgatttttctcgttcaaatttgaactagacaaattagcactccgaagtgcagtcactatacacgctctttaagagctgaattagcacttcattttttagagtgaaatttggataaatttttaaccaattgtgtggacagtatgttgcccaaacTTTTTAAGAGTGAATTGTTGTAATGTACAGCCAACGCAGAAGGAGATATTTCCCTATTACGTGCTTAATAAAATTGATCtttattatcatcgtcatcatcatcaccataatcatcatcatcatcatcatcactgagGCGCGAAAGCTCAGTCGGAAGAGCGGGGATTTCGGATTTCGATGATcctggttcgattcccacttggtgcccTTTGGTGAGGCATTtgaatcctcattaccaggtccttcggataGGACCTACAGCGGTCAGTCCTATGGCTGCTTGCTTACAgtcattcatgctttcttaacAATTAGGTAAAGAAAATAacgaccaccaccaccaccatcatcatcatcattacatgcAAATTAGCGTCCACTTGCCCAACATTTTATTAATCGCAGCTTCCTGAGGGATTTCTTGACTATCATCAGAAGGACGCTCGGACGAAGAAGAACCGTGCCTCGTCGTCAAAGTCAGCCAGATCATCAAAACGGCAATACGTCATCAAAGAAGAGGACGATGACAACAACGATGACGAAGAACTTAGGAGAAGCCGACATCGATTGAGAATGAGGCTTGTCGCTGTCGCTTTGGTGTTTACTGTGGCTGCTTTCGTTGCCTTTGGTGTAGCGCTTTATTTTTCTTCGATGGGTAAATATAACTACATCAAATCATGTAGgattgaataataaaatgaaatggttTTAGTCCAAGAAAAAGACAtggttgaaaataattaaatcgATCATTTATTGATTAAGTCATAATATCTTTTCCACACAAAAGTCATCcccaaatatttacaaatacattttgtaaatatttgctGATATTTGCTGATAAGCAAGCAAAAGGAGGATATCAAAAGTATGCAT is a window encoding:
- the LOC121431183 gene encoding uncharacterized protein LOC121431183, translated to MYSVNDELPEGFLDYHQKDARTKKNRASSSKSARSSKRQYVIKEEDDDNNDDEELRRSRHRLRMRLVAVALVFTVAAFVAFGVALYFSSMEESSAILEPVVDEDLAAPPN